In Apteryx mantelli isolate bAptMan1 chromosome 18, bAptMan1.hap1, whole genome shotgun sequence, a single window of DNA contains:
- the SAMD10 gene encoding sterile alpha motif domain-containing protein 10 produces the protein MQPGCPVLCCVSAGPGSRGASEPAAAARLSFCRSLLEHTVSAENLSYRRQRNAGSSLTWHDGRSQRAEGGRAVKLLRQPGTDGSQGRACDHYGIYHTSPTLGSLTKPVVLWTQQDVCKWLKKHCPHNYLVYVEAFSHHAITGRALLRLNAEKLQRMGIAHESQRQEVLQQVLQLQVREEVRNLQLLSQDCTNTVNRAPPGRTVHRR, from the exons ATGCAGCCCGGCTGCCCGGTCCTCTGCTGCGTCTCCGCCGGCCCTGGCTCGCGCGGCGCCTCGGAGCCAG CCGCAGCCGCCCGCCTCAGCTTCTGCCGCAGCCTCCTGGAGCACACGGTGTCGGCCGAGAACCTCAGCTACCGCCGGCAGAGGAACGCGGGCAGCAGCCTCACCTGGCACGACGGCCGGAGCCAGCGGGCCGAGGGCGGCCGCGCCGTCAAGCTCCTGCGGCAGCCGGGCACCGACGGCTCCCAG GGCCGTGCCTGCGACCACTACGGCATATACCACACCAGCCCCACGCTAGGCAGCCTCACCAAGCCGGTGGTGCTGTGGACCCAGCAGGATGTGTGCAAATGGCTAAAGAAGCACTGCCCGCACAACTATCTCGTCTACGTGGAGGCGTTTTCCCACCACGCCATCACAG GGCGGGCGCTGCTGCGGCTCAACGCGGAGAAGCTGCAGCGCATGGGCATCGCTCACGAGTCGCAGCGGCAGGAGGTCCTGCAGCAGGTCCTGCAGCTCCAGGTGCGCGAGGAGGTCCGAAACCTGCAGCTGCTCAGCCAA GACTGTACCAACACTGTGAACCGAGCACCTCCGGGACGGACTGTGCACCGCAGATAG